The following coding sequences are from one Ammospiza nelsoni isolate bAmmNel1 chromosome 5, bAmmNel1.pri, whole genome shotgun sequence window:
- the LOC132073138 gene encoding mitochondrial ribosome and complex I assembly factor AltMIEF1 has product MAAWSREAVLTLYRALLRRGRGLRYTDRDFYLASIRREFRRNQGLQRLEDKERQLEKGQAFLRSSLGGLV; this is encoded by the coding sequence ATGGCCGCGTGGTCCCGGGAGGCGGTGCTGACTCTGTACCGGGCTCTGCTGCGCCGCGGCCGCGGCCTGCGCTACACCGACCGGGATTTCTACCTGGCCTCCATCCGCCGCGAGTTCCGCCGGAACCAGGGGCTGCAGCGGCTGGAGGACAAGGAAaggcagctggagaaggggcAGGCTTTCCTGCGGAGCAGCCTCGGGGGCCTGGTTTAG
- the MIEF1 gene encoding mitochondrial dynamics protein MIEF1: MAGAGQRRGKKDDNGIGTAIDFVLANARLVLGVGGAAMLGIATLAVKRMYDRAISAPSSPTRLGQSGKRSWEEPNWLGSSSRLLTQDMKSSLSRSLQTLPTEPSAADTDFCRPTKAKPSAKRSQVELKKSRLRLSLQEKLLAYYRRRVAIPADEQARAKQAAVDICAELRSFLRAKLPDMPLRDMYLSGSLYDDLQVVTADHIQLIVPLMLEQNLWSCIPGEDTIMNIPGFYLVRRENPEYFPRGSSYWDRCVVGGYLSPKTVADTFEKVVAGSINWPAIGSLLDYVIRPAAPPADLTLEVQYDADRHLFIDFLPSLTLGDIVLVAKPHRLAQNDNLWRLSLRPAETARLRALDQGDSGCRCLCLKIFKAVCKLNPALGHLTASQLTNVILHLSQEESDWSQDMLADRFLQALKGLIRHLEAGVLPSALNPKVNLFSELTPEEVDELGYTLYSSLSEPEVLLQT; the protein is encoded by the exons ATGGCAGGCGCTGGGCAGCGCAGAGGGAAGAAGGATGACAACGGCATCGGCACCGCCATCGACTTCGTGCTGGCCAACGCGCGGCTGGTGCTGGGCGTGGGCGGCGCCGCCATGCTGGGCATCGCCACGCTGGCCGTCAAGAGG ATGTACGACCGGGCAATCAGCgctcccagcagccccactCGCTTGGGCCAGTCGGGAAAGAGAAGCTGGGAAGAGCCAAACTGGCTGGGCTCCTCCTCACGCCTGCTGACCCAGGACATGAAGAGCAGCCTCAGCCGCTCCCTGCAGACCCTTCCCACTgaaccttcagctgcagacactg ACTTCTGTCGACCCACAAAGGCCAAGCCATCTGCCAAGAGGAGTCAGGTGGAGCTGAAGAAGTCCCGCCTTCGGCTGTCgctgcaggagaagctgctggcGTACTACCGGCGGCGGGTGGCGATCCCGGCGGACGAGCAGGCTCGGGCCAAGCAGGCGGCCGTGGACATCTGCGCGGAGCTGCGCAGCTTCCTGCGCGCCAAGCTGCCCGACATGCCCCTGCGGGACATGTACCTCAGCGGCAGCCTCTACGACGACCTGCAG GTAGTGACAGCTGACCACATCCAGCTCATTGTACCTCTCATGCTGGAGCAGAACCTGTGGTCGTGTATCCCTGGGGAGGACACCATCATGAACATTCCTGGCTTCTACCTGGTGCGTCGAGAAAACCCAGAGTACTTTCCTCGCGGGAGCAGCTACTGGGACCGCTGTGTGGTGGGAGGTTACCTTTCCCCCAAAACTGTAGCAGACACCTTTGAAAAAGTTGTAGCTGGGTCCATCAACTGGCCAGCAATCGGGAGTCTCTTGGACTACGTGATCCGTCcggcagctcccccagcagaTTTGACTCTGGAAGTGCAGTATGATGCAGATCGGCATCTTTTTATTGACTTTCTGCCATCCCTGACACTGGGGGACATCGTCCTCGTTGCCAAACCTCACCGACTGGCCCAGAACGACAACTTGTGGCGCCTGAGCCTGCGGCCGGCGGAAACGGCGCGCCTCCGCGCCCTGGACCAGGGGGATTCTGGCTGCCGCTGCTTGTGCCTCAAGATCTTCAAAGCAGTGTGCAAGCTGAACCCGGCTCTGGGACACCTCACTGCCAGCCAGCTCACCAACGTCATCCTGCACCTGTCCCAGGAGGAGTCTGACTGGTCCCAGGACATGCTGGCTGACCGCTTCTTGCAGGCCCTGAAGGGGCTGATCCGCCACCTGGAGGCTGGTGTCCTCCCTAGTGCCCTGAACCCCAAGGTGAACTTGTTCTCAGAGCTCACCCCTGAAGAAGTGGATGAGTTGGGCTACACCCTCTACAGCTCTCTGTCAGAGCCAGAGGTCTTGCTGCAGACGTAA